Within the Bradyrhizobium ottawaense genome, the region CACCCAAATGGTCCTGCTCGTCGGCTTCAGCAGCTTGCATAAAACTTTACAGCGACTCCCCCGAATTGGCTGCTAAGTGCCAGCCGGCCCGAGCGAGCTGTATGAGCACAGGCACATTTGTTGGGCCGAAGGGCAAAGCGTTCCCGGGCATGGTGAAGAGGTAACTGTTACGGGCTGAGAGGACGGCTGCTTCACTACCCCTGACAAATCGTCTCGCGAAGGACTAGACTTCCGATTCTGACCCGGATGTATGGTCCGGCCGTGCGTTGCAAGGGGTTCGTCGATCTGGTGGTAAGCGGTCTTGCATCAATGTATCCGGTCTCTAGTTGGAGCCGTTTTGCTCCGGACCATCATGGATATCAGCGCGCGTGCGACCTCATTAACGGACAGGCCTCGACGGGCCATCCGGGTCACCAGTGTTCGCATGCGCCGGGAAGACCGATCCTCCATCTCTACTTATCCTCTCGCAGACCTCGGCTGGAAACTGCTGATAGGTTACGTCATCGCTTGCTCCTCATATCGCGCAGTTCCTTTGTTCGAGCCAAAGGCCGTTCCTTCGTCCCGGCCCGCAGAACGTCGATCGCGTCGCGCGCAGGGGCGGTCAAGGCCGGCCGTTGCACTTGGCGTGCGGCGGGCCCCGGCGTTGCCAGGCCGCGCCTTGACAGCACCGAGCACGGCGCGAGGATCAAGCGGGTCGGACGCCTGCATCGTCGGTCCTCGTCAGCTCGAAGGCGCGTCCTTTAGCCAGCACCGCCCAGGCGATGCGGGCAAGCTTATTGGCGAGCGCGATCGCCAGCACGTTGTGGTGCAACCGCCTCTTGGCGGCTTCGATCCAGGATTTGAGCCCGTAACGTTCCCAGTTCTTTATTCTGACCAGCACAACCCATGCCGCCTGCACAAACAGAACGCGCAAGTAGCGATTGCCGCGCCTCGAGATTTTGCCGAGGATCGTGCGATCTCCGGTCGAGATCTGCTTGGGCACCAGTCCGAGCCAGGCGCCGAAGTCGCGGCCTTTGGAGAATACGTCTCCAGTGCCGATCGCGGCCACCATGGCGCTCGAAATGATCGGTCCGATGCCAGGCACCGTCATCAGGCGCGAACATGCCTGATCTTGACGGGCCAGTGCTTCGATCTCGCCGGATAGGCCATCGATGCGCTGATCCAGCCGGCGCCAGTCGCCCGCCAACTCCTCGATGATACGCAACATGCGGGGCGACAGGGCATCGGTGCGCGTCGCTAGGATGGTGGGCAGTTCCGTGCGCAGGAAGCCGATACCCTGGCGCACGGCGATCCCGCGTTCCAGCATGAAGGCGCGAATCTGGTTGATGATGCCGGTGCGTTGCGACACCAGCCGCTCGCGCACCCGATGCAGCGCCTGCAGATCCAGTTGCTCCGCGGTCTTGGTCGCCACGAACTTCATCGTCGGGCGCTGCACGGCTTCGGCAATCGCTTCGGCATCAT harbors:
- a CDS encoding IS110 family transposase, with translation MSQTPNTAIAVIGIDIGKNSFHVVGHDARGAIVLRQKWSRGQVEARLANIPPCLIGMEACVGAHHLSRKLASLGHDARLMPAKYVRPYSKGQKNDFNDAEAIAEAVQRPTMKFVATKTAEQLDLQALHRVRERLVSQRTGIINQIRAFMLERGIAVRQGIGFLRTELPTILATRTDALSPRMLRIIEELAGDWRRLDQRIDGLSGEIEALARQDQACSRLMTVPGIGPIISSAMVAAIGTGDVFSKGRDFGAWLGLVPKQISTGDRTILGKISRRGNRYLRVLFVQAAWVVLVRIKNWERYGLKSWIEAAKRRLHHNVLAIALANKLARIAWAVLAKGRAFELTRTDDAGVRPA